From Micromonospora echinospora, one genomic window encodes:
- a CDS encoding fibronectin type III domain-containing protein, producing MSPPLRRRGAILLATVLGTLATTAPAASAGSTGPATPTALWASTTGSSISLTWEQPRTGSRATAFRVYENDQVVARTTTTAAYLDVPFGSTHTYTVTAVDRRGRESARATPATGRSWQYGYNPECMPDPGVPVSVREVTASAVAIAWTRHPLGGDLELRVDGRSLGPVPGTSVRVGGLTPAASHQFALYRYSQCPGSGGPRLAGSLTATTAPGDPARLAAPTGLTVTGRTDSTVDLSWTAPPGTPPTRYAIYDGATLVAATTGTTVTVDRLYHATWHRFTVAALDAAGNESTHSAAATVATETCLTEPPRPVDLRVTGTSPSSARLAWIFDSTADSYTVLDGDTPVATTRYAEAVLTGLPSASAHAYRVVASLAQGCGASPRSRRVEVTTPDGPPARPAAPASLVVSGNVPAVWPSSAQVTLTWSSSTGGEPPAGYRLYEGATVVGETAGTSLTLPVGAGTTHEYVVVAVDASGHESAPSPRVTVRAMYLPPP from the coding sequence GTGAGCCCACCGCTCCGTCGCCGTGGCGCCATCCTGCTCGCCACCGTGCTCGGCACCCTCGCCACCACCGCACCCGCCGCCTCGGCCGGCTCCACCGGCCCCGCCACGCCCACCGCCCTCTGGGCGAGCACGACCGGGAGCAGCATCTCGCTCACCTGGGAACAGCCGCGCACCGGCTCCCGGGCCACCGCCTTCCGCGTGTACGAGAACGACCAGGTGGTGGCCCGGACCACCACCACCGCCGCCTACCTGGACGTCCCGTTCGGCTCCACGCACACCTACACCGTCACGGCGGTCGACCGCCGGGGCCGGGAGTCGGCCCGCGCTACCCCGGCCACCGGACGATCCTGGCAGTACGGCTACAACCCGGAGTGCATGCCCGATCCCGGCGTGCCGGTCTCGGTCCGGGAGGTCACCGCCTCGGCGGTCGCCATCGCCTGGACGCGGCACCCGCTCGGCGGTGACCTCGAACTGCGCGTCGACGGCCGTAGCCTCGGCCCGGTCCCGGGGACCAGCGTCCGCGTCGGCGGCCTGACACCGGCCGCGTCCCACCAGTTCGCCCTCTACCGCTACAGTCAGTGCCCCGGCAGCGGTGGCCCCCGCCTGGCCGGCTCCCTCACCGCCACCACCGCACCGGGTGACCCGGCCCGGCTGGCGGCACCCACCGGGCTCACCGTGACCGGTCGGACCGACTCCACCGTCGACCTGTCCTGGACCGCTCCGCCCGGCACCCCGCCGACCCGGTACGCGATCTACGACGGCGCCACGCTGGTCGCCGCCACCACCGGGACGACGGTCACGGTGGACCGGCTCTACCACGCCACCTGGCACCGGTTCACGGTCGCCGCCCTGGACGCGGCGGGCAACGAGTCCACCCACAGCGCCGCCGCCACGGTCGCCACCGAGACCTGCCTGACCGAGCCGCCCCGACCGGTGGACCTGCGGGTCACCGGCACGTCGCCGTCCTCGGCGCGCCTTGCCTGGATCTTCGACTCCACCGCCGACTCCTACACGGTGCTCGACGGGGACACCCCGGTCGCCACCACCCGGTACGCGGAGGCCGTCCTCACCGGACTGCCCTCCGCGTCGGCGCATGCGTACCGGGTGGTCGCGAGCCTCGCGCAGGGCTGCGGTGCGAGCCCGCGCAGCCGGCGGGTCGAGGTGACCACCCCGGACGGGCCGCCCGCCCGCCCGGCGGCGCCCGCCTCCCTCGTCGTCTCCGGCAACGTTCCAGCCGTGTGGCCCTCCTCGGCGCAGGTGACCCTGACGTGGTCCTCCTCGACGGGAGGGGAACCACCGGCCGGCTACCGGCTGTACGAGGGCGCCACGGTGGTCGGCGAGACCGCCGGCACGTCGCTGACGCTTCCCGTCGGTGCGGGCACCACCCACGAGTACGTCGTCGTCGCCGTCGACGCGAGCGGCCACGAGTCGGCGCCCAGCCCACGCGTCACCGTCCGGGCCATGTACCTGCCCCCGCCGTGA
- a CDS encoding SMI1/KNR4 family protein translates to MGVVSYPWWHTRFESVRIDEGASDVAGVALARTELASALVFAEPFVLPPLLAEMLASGVIWCSRTAGDRYAEFGWCGAQMAEISCDYEFADYMPAAVPLAFDGGGGLYLLDARAGRNDGRQPVVWSHSGSLGWHPDDHRLVAPDFESLVWDTSLT, encoded by the coding sequence ATGGGTGTTGTCTCGTATCCCTGGTGGCACACGCGTTTCGAGTCCGTACGGATCGATGAGGGCGCCTCCGACGTGGCCGGTGTCGCGCTGGCGCGGACAGAGCTGGCGAGTGCCTTGGTTTTCGCCGAGCCGTTCGTTCTACCGCCGCTGCTCGCCGAGATGCTCGCATCGGGTGTCATCTGGTGTTCGCGTACCGCCGGCGACCGGTATGCGGAGTTCGGCTGGTGCGGTGCGCAGATGGCCGAGATCTCCTGCGATTACGAGTTCGCCGACTACATGCCGGCTGCGGTACCGCTCGCCTTCGACGGTGGCGGTGGTCTCTATCTGCTGGACGCGCGTGCCGGTCGCAACGACGGGCGGCAGCCGGTCGTCTGGTCGCACTCCGGCAGCCTCGGATGGCATCCGGACGACCACAGGCTGGTGGCCCCGGACTTCGAGTCGCTCGTGTGGGACACGAGCCTGACATGA
- a CDS encoding NADP-dependent oxidoreductase, translating to MDDRMMKAILFDRFGGPEVLYVGRVPRPEPAPGEVLVRVRAFSINGGELAARSGSLRLFTGRKFPQRVGLDLTGEVAALGVGVTDFAVGDRVWGIVGRTGFGSAAEYVTVRVERLGRVPDGLDLAAAAALPVATTAVTALRDKARLRPGERLLVRGAAGGVGNAAVQLGQAYGAGVTALARAANLDFVRTLGAHHAIDHRTVPPRELGLFDVVLDTVGTDLRAFRRLLAPGGRMVTIAFDLARPAASLGYIAASAVHGGGRVRFFSGNPSRALFDDLARQVVEGGLRPVVDRFFSLEETAAAHRALEAGGVRGKYVVRVLSH from the coding sequence ATGGACGACCGCATGATGAAAGCAATACTTTTCGACCGCTTCGGCGGCCCCGAGGTGCTGTACGTGGGCCGGGTACCACGCCCCGAACCGGCGCCCGGCGAGGTGCTCGTGCGGGTGCGCGCGTTCAGCATCAACGGCGGCGAACTGGCGGCCCGTTCCGGCAGCCTCCGTCTCTTCACCGGACGGAAGTTCCCGCAGCGCGTCGGGTTGGACCTCACCGGCGAGGTCGCCGCACTCGGCGTCGGCGTGACGGACTTCGCGGTCGGCGACCGTGTGTGGGGCATCGTGGGCCGTACCGGATTCGGCAGCGCCGCCGAGTACGTGACGGTCCGCGTCGAGCGGCTCGGCCGGGTCCCGGACGGACTGGATCTGGCGGCAGCCGCCGCACTGCCGGTGGCAACCACGGCCGTCACGGCGCTGCGCGACAAGGCCAGGCTGCGCCCCGGCGAACGACTGCTCGTACGCGGCGCTGCGGGCGGCGTCGGCAACGCCGCCGTCCAGCTCGGACAGGCATATGGCGCCGGAGTGACGGCCCTGGCCCGCGCCGCCAACCTTGACTTCGTCCGCACGCTCGGCGCCCACCACGCCATCGACCACCGGACCGTCCCGCCGAGGGAACTGGGCCTGTTCGACGTGGTCCTCGACACCGTGGGCACCGACCTGCGGGCCTTCCGGCGCCTGCTGGCACCTGGCGGACGCATGGTCACTATCGCCTTCGACCTGGCGCGGCCCGCCGCCTCACTCGGCTACATCGCCGCCAGCGCCGTACACGGAGGCGGCCGGGTGCGCTTCTTCAGCGGCAACCCCAGTCGGGCACTCTTCGACGACCTCGCCCGCCAGGTGGTGGAGGGTGGCCTGCGCCCTGTGGTGGACAGGTTCTTCTCGTTGGAGGAGACAGCGGCGGCACACCGGGCGCTGGAGGCGGGCGGGGTGCGGGGCAAGTACGTGGTCAGGGTCCTGAGTCATTGA
- a CDS encoding TetR/AcrR family transcriptional regulator, protein MEESSRIAGPARLRADARRNQERILVSARAVFAEHGIDAPMATVARRAGVGVATLYRRFPTRDALVRAAFAQQMETCARALTEALADPDPWRGFQRLVETACELQREEQGFSAAFVAAFPDSTVEHAQARERTERDLLTLVRRAQAAGVLRADFHPSDLAVALLSHCGLVTALPRDSAASRRLVAYLLQSFRAEAAHWALPPPSTLSLRSLPLAADSSPRQRPSRA, encoded by the coding sequence GTGGAGGAATCCTCTCGGATCGCGGGCCCGGCCAGGCTGCGGGCCGACGCCCGGCGCAACCAGGAGCGCATCCTCGTCTCCGCCCGCGCGGTCTTCGCCGAGCACGGGATCGACGCGCCCATGGCGACCGTGGCCCGACGGGCCGGGGTCGGCGTAGCGACGCTGTACCGGCGTTTTCCGACCCGGGATGCTCTGGTGCGGGCCGCGTTCGCGCAGCAGATGGAGACCTGCGCCCGAGCGCTCACCGAGGCACTGGCCGACCCCGACCCCTGGCGGGGCTTCCAGCGCCTGGTCGAGACGGCCTGCGAGCTTCAGCGGGAGGAACAGGGGTTTTCGGCCGCGTTCGTCGCAGCCTTTCCGGACAGCACGGTGGAACACGCGCAGGCCCGAGAACGGACCGAGCGGGATCTCCTGACCCTGGTCCGCAGAGCCCAGGCAGCGGGCGTGTTGCGGGCCGACTTCCACCCTTCCGACCTCGCCGTGGCCCTGTTGTCCCACTGCGGTCTGGTCACCGCGCTGCCGCGGGACAGTGCTGCGTCCCGGCGCCTGGTGGCGTACCTGCTCCAGTCGTTCCGCGCTGAGGCGGCTCACTGGGCCCTACCTCCACCGAGCACTCTGTCGCTGCGCAGTCTCCCGCTCGCGGCCGACAGCTCCCCGAGACAGCGGCCCTCCAGAGCCTGA
- a CDS encoding urease accessory protein UreD, with amino-acid sequence MFAAARVRASPDRHGGTVLADLHGEPPLVLRQVPDDHGAAVVYLVAGAAGPLGGDDLRLDIEVEAGAALRVRTLAASVALPGRSGAPSRTRVRALVHPGGSLDWLPEQLVAAAGCAHISHAEINLAAGATLTWREELVCGRHAEPSGDATVSMSVDHDGRALLRQSLAVGPAADGWAGPAVLGGARATGSLLQVGPAAAALPPVVRGTASRVPLAGGPAVLFTATADDAHTLREHLTSERWAGLP; translated from the coding sequence ATGTTCGCCGCGGCCCGCGTGCGGGCGAGCCCCGACCGCCACGGCGGTACCGTCCTGGCGGACCTGCACGGCGAGCCGCCGCTGGTGCTACGCCAGGTCCCGGACGACCACGGCGCCGCCGTGGTCTACCTGGTCGCTGGCGCGGCCGGTCCGCTCGGTGGCGACGACCTCCGGCTGGACATCGAGGTGGAGGCGGGAGCTGCGCTCCGGGTACGCACCCTCGCGGCGTCCGTCGCCCTGCCGGGACGCTCCGGCGCGCCGTCGCGGACCCGTGTGCGGGCGCTCGTGCACCCCGGTGGGAGCTTGGACTGGTTACCGGAGCAGTTGGTCGCCGCCGCCGGGTGCGCACACATTTCGCACGCCGAGATCAACCTGGCCGCCGGGGCCACCCTGACCTGGCGCGAGGAGCTCGTCTGTGGCCGGCACGCCGAACCGTCGGGCGACGCGACCGTCTCGATGTCGGTCGACCACGATGGCCGGGCGCTGCTACGGCAGTCGCTCGCCGTGGGACCGGCCGCCGACGGCTGGGCCGGTCCGGCGGTACTGGGCGGAGCTCGGGCCACCGGTTCGCTGCTTCAGGTCGGTCCCGCCGCAGCCGCGTTGCCTCCGGTGGTCCGGGGGACGGCGTCGCGGGTGCCGCTGGCGGGCGGTCCGGCCGTGTTGTTCACCGCCACCGCCGACGACGCGCACACCCTCCGGGAGCATCTCACGTCCGAACGTTGGGCCGGCCTGCCGTGA
- the ureG gene encoding urease accessory protein UreG: MRPETTPSDPHDESVPHTHPAPDVDPHPALPHSARPLRIGIGGPVGSGKTALVAALCRAFANELRLGVVTNDIYTTEDADFLKRAGVLDPDRIRAVETGCCPHTAIRDDIGANLDAIDELSDQVGPLDLVLVESGGDNLTATFSRGLVDQQIFVVDVAGGDKVPRKGGPGVTAADLLVINKTDLASLVGADLAVMDRDARARRGDLPTVFLSIVRDGGAAEVAAWVRHQLAHHTGGAAAGIA; the protein is encoded by the coding sequence TTGCGTCCTGAAACCACTCCGTCGGACCCGCACGACGAGTCCGTCCCGCATACCCACCCCGCCCCGGATGTCGATCCGCACCCGGCGCTGCCCCACTCGGCCCGGCCGCTGCGGATCGGCATCGGCGGGCCGGTCGGCTCCGGAAAGACCGCCCTGGTCGCCGCGCTGTGCCGGGCCTTCGCCAACGAGCTGCGGCTGGGTGTGGTGACCAACGACATCTACACCACCGAGGACGCCGACTTCCTCAAGCGCGCCGGGGTCCTCGACCCGGATCGGATCCGTGCGGTGGAGACCGGCTGCTGCCCGCACACCGCGATCCGGGACGACATCGGGGCGAACCTGGACGCCATCGACGAGCTGTCGGACCAGGTCGGCCCGCTTGACCTGGTCCTCGTCGAGAGCGGCGGCGACAACCTGACCGCCACGTTCAGTCGCGGCCTGGTCGACCAGCAGATCTTCGTGGTCGACGTGGCCGGCGGCGACAAGGTTCCCCGCAAGGGTGGCCCCGGGGTCACCGCCGCCGACCTGCTCGTGATCAACAAGACCGACCTGGCTTCCCTGGTCGGCGCGGACCTGGCGGTGATGGACCGGGACGCCCGGGCCCGCCGTGGGGACCTACCCACCGTCTTCCTGTCCATCGTGCGCGACGGCGGCGCCGCCGAGGTCGCCGCCTGGGTACGCCACCAGCTCGCGCACCACACCGGCGGGGCCGCCGCCGGCATTGCCTGA
- a CDS encoding urease accessory protein UreF: MDSALLLLADGRFPAGAHAHSAGLEAAVTAGRVTELRDVEAFLRGRLATAGLVTAAFAVAAHRADTLPAGKRPGRLAELDAELDARTAAPALRAVSRRQGRALLRAGRTVWPGGRFTDLPAEPGGPHQPLVLGLIGVAAGLAASQVALLAIHGTVTGPANAAVRLLGLDPYEVQALLVRLAPTGDRIAAAAVRAAAEPPAALPCAAAPLTDIQAEAHATWEVRLFAS, translated from the coding sequence ATGGACAGCGCCCTGCTCCTGCTCGCCGACGGTCGGTTCCCGGCCGGGGCGCACGCCCACTCGGCCGGCCTCGAGGCCGCGGTCACGGCCGGACGGGTCACCGAACTGCGCGACGTCGAAGCGTTCCTGCGTGGGCGGCTGGCCACCGCCGGGCTGGTCACGGCGGCGTTCGCCGTGGCGGCCCACCGCGCCGACACGCTGCCGGCGGGGAAGCGGCCTGGCCGGCTGGCGGAACTCGACGCCGAGTTGGACGCCCGCACCGCCGCGCCCGCACTGCGCGCGGTCTCCCGCCGGCAGGGCCGGGCGCTGCTCCGGGCCGGCCGGACCGTCTGGCCGGGCGGGCGCTTCACCGACCTGCCGGCCGAGCCGGGCGGTCCGCACCAGCCACTCGTCCTCGGGTTGATCGGCGTCGCCGCCGGACTCGCCGCGTCGCAGGTCGCCCTGCTGGCCATCCACGGCACGGTGACCGGGCCGGCCAACGCCGCCGTGCGGCTGCTCGGCCTCGACCCGTACGAGGTCCAGGCGCTGCTGGTCCGTCTAGCCCCGACCGGTGACCGGATCGCCGCTGCGGCGGTCCGGGCCGCCGCCGAGCCACCGGCCGCGTTGCCCTGTGCCGCCGCGCCGCTGACCGATATCCAAGCCGAAGCTCACGCCACCTGGGAGGTGCGTCTCTTTGCGTCCTGA
- a CDS encoding urease subunit alpha: MIELDRRRYAELYGPTTGDRIRLADTDLLIEVEADHCVGGDEVVFGGGKVIRESMGQSRATRAEGALDTVITGAVVLDHWGVVKADVGIRDGRIVALGRAGNPDTMTGVHPDLVIGPATEVIAGNGRILTAGAIDTHVHFICPQLVQEALAGGITTLVGGGTGPAEGSKATTVTPNAWHLARMHEALDTFPVNVLLLGKGNTVSTEALWEQLRAGAGGFKLHEDWGTTPAAIDTCLRVADASGVQVSIHTDTLNEAGFVADTLRAIGGRAIHTYHTEGAGGGHAPDIITLAAEPNVLPSSTNPTRPYTRNTLAEHLDMLMVCHHLNPAVPEDLAFAESRIRPSTMAAEDLLHDLGAISIIGSDSQAMGRIGEVVTRTWQSAHVMKRRVGPLPGDGRADNHRARRYVAKYTICAAMANGLEREIGSVEPGKLADLVLWEPAFFGVRPHLVIKGGMIAYAQLGDANASIPTPQPVLPRPMFGAYGAVPAATSVAFVAPAALEAGLRLDVRRPLVPVGDVRSRGKADLPENGAMPRIEVDPDTFTVRINGVVVEPDPVTELPMAQRYHLF; the protein is encoded by the coding sequence ATGATCGAACTGGACCGTCGGCGGTATGCCGAGCTGTACGGACCCACCACCGGCGACCGGATCCGGCTCGCCGACACCGACCTGCTCATCGAGGTGGAGGCCGACCACTGCGTCGGCGGGGACGAGGTGGTCTTCGGCGGCGGCAAGGTGATCCGGGAGTCGATGGGGCAGTCCCGAGCCACCCGGGCCGAGGGTGCCCTCGACACGGTGATCACCGGGGCTGTCGTGCTCGATCACTGGGGCGTGGTGAAGGCCGACGTCGGCATCCGGGACGGCCGGATCGTGGCGCTCGGCCGAGCCGGCAACCCGGACACCATGACCGGCGTGCACCCTGACCTGGTGATCGGCCCGGCCACCGAGGTCATCGCCGGCAACGGACGGATCCTCACCGCGGGCGCCATCGACACCCACGTGCACTTCATCTGCCCACAGCTCGTCCAAGAGGCGCTCGCCGGCGGGATCACCACGCTGGTCGGGGGCGGCACCGGCCCGGCCGAGGGCAGCAAGGCGACCACGGTCACCCCGAACGCCTGGCATCTGGCGCGGATGCACGAGGCCCTCGACACGTTCCCGGTCAACGTGCTGCTGCTGGGCAAGGGCAACACGGTCTCCACCGAGGCGCTCTGGGAGCAGTTACGTGCCGGGGCCGGCGGGTTCAAGCTGCATGAGGATTGGGGCACCACGCCGGCTGCGATCGACACCTGCCTGCGGGTGGCCGACGCATCCGGGGTGCAGGTGTCCATTCACACCGACACCCTCAACGAGGCCGGCTTCGTCGCCGACACGCTGCGCGCGATCGGCGGACGGGCGATCCACACCTACCACACCGAGGGAGCTGGCGGCGGGCACGCCCCGGACATCATCACCCTGGCCGCCGAGCCGAACGTGCTGCCGTCGTCGACCAACCCGACCCGCCCGTACACCCGCAACACCCTGGCCGAGCACCTGGACATGCTGATGGTCTGCCATCACCTCAACCCGGCGGTGCCGGAAGACCTCGCCTTCGCGGAGAGCCGGATCCGGCCGTCCACCATGGCCGCCGAGGATCTGCTGCACGACCTCGGCGCGATCTCCATCATCGGCTCCGACTCGCAGGCCATGGGCCGGATCGGCGAGGTGGTCACCCGCACCTGGCAGAGCGCCCACGTGATGAAGCGGCGGGTCGGTCCGCTGCCCGGGGACGGGCGGGCCGACAACCACCGGGCTCGCCGGTACGTCGCGAAGTACACCATTTGCGCGGCGATGGCCAACGGCCTGGAGCGGGAGATCGGCTCGGTCGAGCCGGGCAAGCTGGCCGACCTGGTGCTCTGGGAGCCGGCTTTCTTCGGCGTCCGGCCGCACCTGGTGATCAAGGGCGGGATGATCGCGTACGCGCAGCTGGGCGACGCGAACGCCTCGATCCCCACCCCGCAACCGGTGCTGCCGCGGCCGATGTTCGGCGCGTACGGGGCGGTGCCCGCCGCGACCAGCGTGGCGTTCGTCGCGCCGGCCGCGCTCGAGGCCGGACTGCGGTTGGACGTACGGCGACCGCTGGTGCCGGTGGGTGACGTGCGGTCGCGGGGAAAGGCCGACCTGCCGGAGAACGGCGCGATGCCGAGGATCGAGGTGGACCCGGACACCTTCACCGTCCGGATCAACGGCGTGGTGGTCGAGCCGGACCCGGTCACCGAGTTGCCCATGGCACAGCGGTACCACCTGTTCTGA
- a CDS encoding urease subunit beta, translated as MIPGEVLPGDGPVRVNVGLPVTSLLVVNTADRPIQVGSHYHFFEANPGLSFDRAAAYGLRLAIPAGTSVRFGPGVSRTVDLVPLGGARIVAGLRGEVAGSLDNDGTGTAP; from the coding sequence GTGATTCCCGGCGAGGTGCTGCCCGGCGACGGTCCGGTCCGCGTCAACGTCGGACTGCCGGTGACCAGCCTGCTGGTCGTCAACACCGCCGACCGTCCGATCCAGGTCGGCTCGCACTACCACTTCTTCGAGGCCAACCCGGGGCTGTCCTTCGACCGGGCCGCCGCGTACGGGCTGCGGCTGGCCATCCCGGCCGGCACCTCGGTGCGCTTCGGGCCCGGGGTGAGCCGCACGGTCGACCTGGTTCCGTTGGGCGGTGCCCGGATCGTGGCGGGGCTGCGCGGCGAGGTTGCCGGTTCGTTGGACAACGACGGGACGGGGACGGCGCCATGA
- a CDS encoding urease subunit gamma, producing MFLTPHEQERLLIHTAADVARRRRDRGLRLNYPEAMATITAFLLEGARDGRSVVDLMSAGRTVLTREDVQEGVPELLKEVQVEATFPDGTKLVTVHHPIP from the coding sequence ATGTTTCTGACCCCGCATGAGCAGGAGCGTCTGCTCATCCACACGGCGGCGGACGTCGCCCGGCGGCGGCGCGACCGCGGCCTACGGCTCAACTATCCGGAAGCGATGGCGACCATCACCGCGTTCCTGCTCGAAGGCGCCCGCGACGGCCGCTCGGTCGTCGACCTGATGTCGGCCGGGCGGACCGTGCTGACCCGCGAGGACGTCCAGGAGGGCGTCCCGGAGTTGTTGAAGGAGGTGCAGGTGGAGGCGACGTTCCCGGACGGCACGAAGTTGGTTACGGTGCACCACCCGATCCCGTGA
- the alc gene encoding allantoicase yields the protein MSDLPDLPDLASRTFGGGVVAANDEFFAAADNLVDPRPPTFQPSTFAAKGQVYDGWETRRRRDPGADHAIVRLGLPGVVRLLVIDTSFFTGNYPPYAAVDGCAVDGHPGPVELARARWVPLLARTPLAGDSRNAFPVAVPYHLTHVRLTIFPDGGVARLRVYGDVVPDPALLPEVFDLAAAEHGGWVEACSDRFYGAPQNLLAPGPARTMGEGWETARRRDDGNDWVLVRLGLPGTVHFVDLDTSHFKGNAPGSATLRAADARHGDLDDPRTWFPLLPDTRLRPDTRHRFPVTEPRTATHVRLDVFPDGGMARLRVTGRADPTARAVLAALRERTRLPAAGPAPAAPRGAGAADLAPNRPHRDSTRSTDVSDPA from the coding sequence ATGAGCGACCTGCCCGACCTGCCCGACCTGGCGTCGCGAACCTTCGGCGGGGGCGTCGTCGCGGCCAACGACGAGTTCTTCGCCGCCGCGGACAACCTCGTCGACCCGCGGCCACCGACGTTCCAGCCGAGTACCTTCGCCGCCAAGGGCCAGGTGTACGACGGCTGGGAAACCCGCCGGCGTCGGGACCCCGGCGCCGACCACGCCATCGTCCGGCTCGGGCTGCCCGGCGTCGTGCGCCTGCTCGTCATCGACACCAGCTTCTTCACCGGCAACTACCCGCCGTACGCCGCCGTCGACGGGTGCGCCGTCGACGGCCATCCGGGGCCGGTCGAGCTGGCTCGGGCGCGCTGGGTGCCGCTGCTCGCGCGTACGCCGCTGGCCGGCGACAGCCGCAACGCCTTCCCGGTCGCCGTGCCCTACCACCTGACCCACGTGCGGCTCACCATCTTTCCCGACGGCGGGGTGGCCCGGCTGCGGGTGTACGGGGACGTCGTACCCGACCCGGCGCTACTGCCGGAGGTGTTCGACCTGGCGGCGGCCGAACACGGCGGGTGGGTCGAGGCGTGCAGCGACCGGTTCTACGGCGCTCCGCAGAACTTGCTCGCCCCCGGCCCGGCCCGGACGATGGGGGAAGGCTGGGAGACCGCCCGACGGCGCGACGACGGCAACGACTGGGTGCTGGTCCGGCTGGGCCTGCCCGGGACGGTGCACTTCGTCGACCTCGACACCAGCCACTTCAAGGGCAATGCCCCGGGCAGCGCCACCCTGCGCGCCGCCGACGCGCGCCACGGCGACCTCGACGACCCACGGACGTGGTTCCCCCTGCTGCCGGACACCCGGCTCCGGCCGGACACCCGGCATCGTTTCCCGGTCACCGAACCCCGCACCGCCACCCACGTCCGGCTGGACGTCTTCCCCGACGGCGGCATGGCCCGGCTGCGGGTGACCGGCCGCGCCGACCCCACCGCACGGGCCGTGCTCGCCGCGCTGCGGGAACGCACCCGGCTACCGGCGGCCGGACCCGCCCCCGCCGCACCACGAGGAGCCGGAGCCGCGGATCTGGCACCGAACCGACCGCACCGCGACAGCACCAGGAGCACGGATGTTTCTGACCCCGCATGA
- the allB gene encoding allantoinase AllB has product MTYDLVLRSRRMVLPDGQRAAAVGVRDGRIATLAGYADPLDAAAEEDLGDVALLPGLVDTHVHVNEPGRTEWEGFASATRAAAAGGVTTVIDMPLNSVPPTVTAEALAVKRAAAAGRCHVDVGFWGGVVPTNLADLAELHRDGVFGFKAFLVDSGVPEFPPVDPELLGRALGMVDALFVVHAEDPRSVRESPPSARYADFVASRPPAAERSAVAAVVAAARRTGGRVHVLHLSSAEALPDLVAARADGVRLSVETCPHYLALTAEQVPDGATEFKCCPPIRDRDNQDRLWAALAAGAVDCVVSDHSPCPPALKHAETGDFAAAWGGVASVQLGLPVVWTEARRRGHGLADVVGWMATGPADLVGLSGKGRIAVGGEADLVAFDADADFHVDPGRLHHRHPVTPYAGQRLTGVVRTTWLRGQAVTGRTPRGRLLRADTA; this is encoded by the coding sequence ATGACGTACGACCTGGTGCTGCGGTCCCGGCGGATGGTGTTGCCGGACGGGCAGCGGGCGGCGGCGGTCGGCGTGCGTGACGGGCGGATCGCCACGCTCGCCGGCTATGCCGACCCGCTCGACGCCGCCGCCGAGGAGGACCTGGGCGACGTGGCCCTGCTGCCCGGCCTGGTGGACACGCACGTGCACGTCAACGAGCCCGGCCGCACCGAGTGGGAGGGTTTCGCCAGCGCGACGCGGGCGGCCGCCGCGGGCGGGGTCACCACCGTCATCGACATGCCGCTCAACAGCGTCCCGCCGACCGTCACCGCCGAGGCGCTGGCGGTCAAGCGTGCCGCTGCGGCCGGCCGCTGCCACGTGGACGTGGGCTTCTGGGGCGGTGTCGTGCCGACGAACCTGGCCGACCTCGCCGAGCTGCACCGCGACGGGGTGTTCGGGTTCAAGGCGTTCCTGGTCGATTCCGGCGTGCCGGAGTTCCCGCCGGTCGACCCCGAGTTGCTGGGGCGGGCGTTGGGTATGGTCGACGCGCTCTTCGTCGTGCACGCCGAGGACCCGCGGTCGGTGCGGGAGTCGCCCCCGTCGGCCCGCTACGCCGACTTCGTCGCCTCCCGGCCACCGGCAGCGGAGCGGTCCGCCGTCGCCGCCGTCGTGGCTGCCGCCCGCCGCACGGGCGGCCGGGTCCACGTGCTGCACCTGTCATCCGCGGAGGCCCTGCCCGACCTGGTGGCCGCGCGGGCCGACGGGGTGCGGCTGAGCGTGGAGACCTGCCCCCACTACCTGGCGCTGACCGCCGAGCAGGTGCCGGACGGCGCGACCGAGTTCAAGTGCTGCCCGCCGATCCGGGACCGTGACAACCAGGACCGTCTCTGGGCCGCTCTCGCTGCCGGTGCGGTGGACTGCGTGGTGAGCGACCACTCGCCCTGCCCGCCCGCGCTGAAACACGCCGAGACCGGCGACTTCGCCGCGGCCTGGGGTGGCGTCGCGTCGGTGCAGCTCGGTCTGCCGGTGGTCTGGACCGAGGCCCGCCGCCGCGGGCACGGCCTCGCCGACGTCGTCGGCTGGATGGCCACCGGCCCGGCCGACCTGGTCGGACTGTCCGGCAAGGGTCGCATCGCGGTGGGCGGGGAGGCCGACCTGGTGGCGTTCGACGCCGACGCCGACTTCCACGTCGACCCCGGCCGGCTGCATCACCGGCATCCGGTGACCCCGTACGCGGGGCAGCGGTTGACCGGTGTCGTCCGGACCACCTGGCTGCGCGGTCAGGCCGTCACCGGTCGGACGCCGCGCGGCCGGCTGCTGCGGGCGGATACGGCATGA